In a genomic window of Desulfopila inferna:
- a CDS encoding glycosyltransferase family 2 protein, whose amino-acid sequence MELFINCILLFWGGILFFFVTYQFIFFVLSVPALFLGKRAGEDLSARKTFGIIIPAHNEELLIGELVKSIQESDYPAELYEIFVIADNCTDRTAQIAREAGATCRERTDPIKRGKPYALNWLISQLNLDAFDAYVIIDADTLVARNFLTSMNISLTEGKKVIQGYFGVMNPDENWLTRLSILPGILKYKLHFPGKNLLGLSCPLAGNGMCFSSEIFKKYGWNVYSIVENWEYYVMLTLEGYVVVSNENAVIYSQVAKSLKTGESQRIRWSKGRLQVLLHYFGRLAAGGFRSGDLNKFDALVELMRPSYAIFFGWSVIYLLLCLFLHFSYAYSSFFVWIAVVVFAVQLLYFFSGLIIQRAPLKTWLALGMIPFYILWKMAITLKGLLSYGERKWVKTERHKSTK is encoded by the coding sequence ATGGAACTCTTTATCAATTGTATACTTCTTTTTTGGGGAGGAATTCTCTTCTTCTTTGTGACATATCAGTTCATTTTCTTTGTCCTGAGTGTCCCGGCTCTCTTCTTGGGAAAAAGGGCTGGAGAAGATCTATCGGCCCGTAAAACTTTCGGCATTATTATACCTGCGCATAACGAAGAGCTTCTCATAGGTGAACTGGTCAAAAGTATCCAGGAGAGTGATTACCCTGCAGAACTCTATGAAATTTTCGTCATCGCCGATAATTGCACGGACCGAACGGCGCAAATAGCCCGGGAGGCAGGGGCTACCTGCCGTGAAAGAACCGATCCGATCAAACGAGGTAAACCCTATGCCCTCAACTGGCTCATCTCCCAATTGAATCTTGATGCCTTCGACGCCTATGTCATCATCGATGCCGATACCCTGGTCGCCAGAAACTTTCTTACCTCGATGAACATATCTCTGACCGAGGGGAAGAAGGTGATCCAGGGCTATTTCGGCGTCATGAACCCGGATGAGAATTGGTTGACCCGCCTCAGTATCCTCCCGGGAATCCTCAAATATAAACTTCATTTTCCAGGTAAAAACCTTCTTGGACTTTCCTGTCCGCTGGCTGGCAACGGTATGTGTTTTTCTTCTGAAATCTTTAAAAAATACGGCTGGAATGTCTACTCCATCGTGGAAAACTGGGAATACTACGTCATGCTTACCCTGGAAGGTTATGTGGTTGTTTCAAATGAGAACGCCGTGATCTATTCTCAGGTGGCCAAGTCACTCAAAACTGGAGAAAGTCAGCGAATTCGATGGTCTAAGGGACGTTTGCAAGTGCTGTTGCACTACTTCGGAAGACTTGCAGCCGGTGGTTTTCGCTCAGGTGATCTCAACAAATTCGATGCCTTGGTGGAATTGATGCGTCCTTCGTACGCCATCTTTTTCGGCTGGTCGGTCATTTACCTCCTGCTATGCTTATTCCTCCATTTCAGCTATGCGTACAGCTCATTTTTCGTCTGGATTGCCGTTGTCGTCTTCGCAGTTCAATTGCTCTATTTTTTTTCAGGGCTAATTATCCAGCGAGCACCGCTGAAAACCTGGCTGGCACTGGGAATGATCCCCTTTTATATACTCTGGAAAATGGCAATCACCTTAAAAGGACTGCTCTCCTATGGGGAGAGGAAATGGGTAAAGACCGAACGTCACAAGTCAACTAAATAA
- a CDS encoding O-antigen ligase family protein — protein MPLPFLLYTFVMLYEYVGIDRGYFPALKGIPIALGIQALLLLYVVIKYKSAEALKTKQSIYFLFLIFFTGLALFHGLIQSYALDPLKQEIGYYIFFFIGCYLLRSKKLFETFVFSYVVIHIYLVVANLARLAVAERVGGFKAGYFMGDGNDFSWGLVIAVPLAIYLLTQTKILVKIVGGLGTLFFLLGLVGAQSRGATLALGASLLYYVLASKKKIQGLFVLALVGCLVLFLAPPSYFTRMETISSYEEDSSAMGRMTAWGYAVEMAIDNPVLGVGAGSFNSAYGRIYRKAGDPVRWISTHSIYFNILAEYGFPGLFLLLSLIFINYRENRRTRRLISENAENVSFSEMLPVFLNTSLVAYAVAGAFLTGVDYPHIYFLSMLTVSLRKMVEKEIEGKVEPSREGVFARY, from the coding sequence ATGCCTCTTCCTTTTTTGTTGTATACTTTTGTGATGCTCTATGAGTACGTTGGAATCGACCGTGGGTACTTTCCCGCCCTCAAGGGAATTCCGATTGCTTTGGGCATACAGGCTCTTCTCCTGCTCTATGTGGTAATTAAATATAAATCTGCCGAAGCCCTCAAAACCAAACAATCGATTTACTTCCTTTTTCTGATATTTTTCACCGGTCTTGCCCTTTTCCATGGCCTCATACAATCCTACGCCCTCGATCCGCTCAAACAGGAAATCGGATATTACATTTTCTTTTTCATCGGCTGTTATCTTTTGCGGAGTAAAAAACTCTTTGAAACCTTTGTCTTCTCCTATGTTGTAATTCACATTTACCTTGTTGTTGCAAATCTGGCGAGACTTGCGGTTGCCGAGCGGGTAGGCGGTTTTAAGGCAGGATATTTTATGGGAGACGGGAATGATTTTTCCTGGGGGCTGGTGATTGCCGTTCCCCTGGCCATTTACCTGCTGACACAGACAAAGATACTGGTGAAAATAGTTGGTGGTTTGGGCACGCTTTTCTTTTTGCTTGGCCTTGTCGGCGCGCAATCGAGGGGAGCCACCTTGGCCCTGGGTGCCTCTCTGCTCTATTATGTTCTGGCCAGTAAAAAGAAAATTCAGGGATTGTTCGTTCTGGCATTGGTCGGCTGCCTGGTCCTTTTTCTTGCTCCGCCCAGTTATTTCACCAGGATGGAAACCATCAGTTCATATGAAGAAGACTCATCGGCGATGGGGAGAATGACTGCATGGGGGTATGCCGTTGAGATGGCGATCGATAATCCCGTCTTAGGCGTGGGAGCAGGTAGTTTCAATTCAGCCTATGGCAGGATTTATCGAAAAGCCGGGGATCCTGTCAGGTGGATTTCAACGCACAGTATATATTTCAATATCCTGGCCGAATACGGCTTTCCGGGTCTGTTCCTTTTACTTTCGCTGATCTTTATCAATTACCGGGAGAATAGAAGGACGCGGCGACTGATCTCCGAGAATGCAGAAAATGTTTCCTTTAGTGAAATGCTGCCGGTTTTTTTGAACACCAGTCTGGTCGCCTATGCGGTAGCCGGCGCTTTCCTTACCGGTGTAGACTATCCCCATATCTATTTCCTTTCGATGTTGACGGTTTCGTTGAGGAAAATGGTTGAAAAGGAGATAGAGGGAAAAGTCGAACCTTCCAGAGAAGGGGTGTTTGCCCGATACTGA